From Nitrosopumilus zosterae, the proteins below share one genomic window:
- a CDS encoding sensor histidine kinase, translating to MSNSNFLSKSTINYRRTLFVLITILVAITIIYQSRSFLNDSQFSWISIPTYVILPGILTVYSTVLAIKLFKQRHFQAKAFFFFALGAASWFIAEQIWQAYDHIWEGEPFPSEADIFYVASYPFITAFLFLSIKPIISSISRNVWLFAIALSFSFLIPSLLVSYNDISGEDSFAVSIALTYPILASIKLVPAIIGILFLTKKGANFSWMLLLFGLITYSVSDTFFLFAELDGSYFDGHTVDLMYVYSFLLLIFALHVRLRIAKLPENEKQAMFFSENIQFETIKQFVIPLTLAIVCLVTIISLINVVFIQENKEISTQNLMLGIVAMLGVFVIIVLTINKNLSQLVKMRTDELVKQKNNLENIVEEKTHKLLKSERLSAIGELSGRLAHDLRNPLSVMKMSVDLINQSPHDTKISDSKVIERLDLIKKSIDRISHQVDEVLGFVRNSPIKLSSISLSELVENSTTKINVPKDIEIKFNKNNLKIKCDPIKLEAVVINLIVNAIQEMPKGGSVEIKTYEEKDNVILEFIDSGKGIPDKYLDKVFEPLFTTKQKGTGLGLASCKNIVEQHLGKISVKNDPTTFTVIIPKGLVEETSKIKNKLQFS from the coding sequence TTGAGCAATAGTAATTTTTTATCAAAATCAACAATAAACTATAGAAGAACTTTATTTGTTTTAATTACAATTTTAGTTGCAATTACTATCATATATCAATCAAGATCATTTCTTAATGATTCTCAATTCAGTTGGATTTCAATTCCAACATATGTTATTCTTCCAGGAATACTTACTGTATATTCTACAGTTCTTGCAATAAAATTATTCAAGCAAAGACATTTTCAGGCAAAAGCATTTTTTTTCTTTGCATTAGGTGCAGCATCATGGTTTATAGCTGAGCAAATTTGGCAAGCTTATGATCATATTTGGGAAGGCGAGCCATTTCCATCTGAAGCAGATATTTTTTATGTTGCATCATATCCGTTTATCACTGCATTTTTGTTTCTTTCAATTAAGCCGATAATCAGTTCAATAAGCAGAAACGTTTGGTTGTTTGCAATTGCTTTGTCTTTCTCTTTTTTGATTCCATCTCTCTTAGTATCATATAATGATATTTCAGGAGAAGATTCTTTTGCAGTATCAATTGCTCTTACATATCCAATATTAGCATCAATTAAATTAGTTCCAGCAATTATTGGCATACTATTTCTTACCAAAAAAGGTGCAAATTTTTCTTGGATGCTTCTTTTATTTGGACTAATAACTTATAGTGTATCAGACACATTTTTTCTTTTTGCAGAGCTTGATGGGTCCTATTTTGATGGGCATACAGTGGATTTGATGTATGTCTATAGTTTTCTCTTGTTAATTTTTGCTCTTCATGTACGTTTAAGGATTGCAAAATTACCTGAAAATGAAAAACAGGCAATGTTTTTTTCAGAAAACATACAATTTGAAACTATCAAACAATTTGTAATTCCCTTAACGTTGGCTATTGTTTGTTTGGTTACCATCATATCACTAATCAATGTAGTGTTCATTCAAGAAAATAAGGAGATATCAACCCAAAATCTAATGCTTGGTATTGTTGCAATGTTGGGTGTTTTTGTTATAATTGTTTTAACTATCAACAAAAATCTTTCACAATTAGTTAAAATGAGAACCGATGAACTTGTAAAGCAAAAAAATAATCTTGAGAATATAGTAGAAGAAAAAACCCACAAGTTGTTAAAATCTGAGCGTCTTTCTGCAATTGGGGAGCTATCAGGGCGCCTGGCACATGATTTGAGGAACCCATTATCGGTCATGAAAATGTCTGTAGATTTGATAAATCAAAGTCCGCATGATACAAAAATTTCAGATTCCAAGGTAATAGAGCGATTAGATTTGATTAAGAAGAGTATTGACAGGATATCTCATCAGGTTGATGAAGTTCTAGGTTTTGTTAGAAATTCTCCAATAAAATTAAGTTCCATTTCTCTATCAGAACTTGTTGAAAATTCAACAACAAAAATTAATGTTCCAAAAGATATAGAAATTAAATTTAATAAGAATAATTTAAAAATTAAATGTGATCCAATCAAACTAGAAGCTGTTGTCATCAATCTTATTGTAAATGCGATTCAAGAGATGCCTAAAGGAGGAAGCGTTGAGATAAAAACATATGAAGAAAAAGACAATGTGATTTTAGAATTTATTGATTCAGGTAAAGGAATACCAGATAAATATCTGGATAAAGTCTTTGAACCGTTATTTACAACAAAACAAAAAGGAACCGGTTTGGGATTGGCAAGCTGTAAAAATATTGTAGAGCAACATCTGGGTAAAATTTCTGTAAAAAATGATCCTACAACATTTACCGTAATAATACCAAAGGGATTAGTTGAAGAAACTTCTAAAATTAAAAATAAATTACAATTTTCTTAA
- a CDS encoding class I SAM-dependent methyltransferase: protein MSYNKEFWDKYADENEAKFNEEFAKYTRDLVTSLNCTSVLEIGCGTGIDLRLFPKSFQIHGVDLNDNALKMAKSKISFASFKKASITDLPFEDSSIDFVFTHQLLNYLDDDTLDKGIAEMYRVARKYIMNCEKFEETEKQIDENQKFRNVYKRWLNYNVRVVSNVDMHEDIEPDKSRFTLLRKL from the coding sequence ATGAGTTACAATAAGGAATTTTGGGACAAGTACGCCGATGAAAATGAAGCAAAATTCAATGAAGAATTTGCAAAATACACTAGAGATTTGGTCACTTCCTTGAATTGTACAAGTGTCCTTGAGATTGGATGCGGTACTGGAATTGATTTGAGATTGTTTCCTAAAAGTTTTCAAATTCACGGAGTTGATCTAAATGACAATGCATTGAAAATGGCAAAATCAAAAATCTCATTTGCAAGTTTTAAGAAAGCAAGCATTACTGATTTGCCCTTTGAGGACTCCTCAATCGATTTTGTTTTTACGCATCAATTATTGAATTATTTAGATGATGATACCTTGGATAAGGGAATTGCAGAAATGTACAGAGTCGCAAGAAAATACATTATGAATTGTGAGAAATTTGAAGAAACAGAAAAACAGATAGATGAAAATCAGAAATTTAGAAATGTGTATAAAAGATGGCTGAACTATAATGTCCGAGTTGTAAGCAATGTTGATATGCATGAAGACATAGAACCTGATAAATCTCGATTTACTCTTTTAAGAAAATTGTAA
- a CDS encoding branched-chain amino acid transaminase — protein MKEVGKIWMNGKLVPFKDAKVHVLTHALHYSTSIFEGIRCYDTPSGSAIFRLPEHVDRLFKSAKLYSMKMQFTKKEISDAIIKTVKASGLKESYIRPLAYYGYGTMGLTPTENKVDVSIACWEWKMGESKAGKFSGAKCKMSSWVKIDSRSQPMQAKAASNYANAALARMEALDNGYDEAIMLNSHGKVAEGSAENIFVVKDDIIQTPPLSAGGLEGITRDSVIQIIEENSGFVIERDLERDDLYTADEIFMTGTAAEVKSVTQIDQVKIGNGKMGNITKALQKSFSDVVMGKDERFLPWLTFI, from the coding sequence ATGAAAGAGGTTGGCAAAATATGGATGAATGGAAAATTAGTGCCCTTCAAAGATGCCAAAGTCCATGTATTGACTCATGCATTGCACTATTCCACCTCGATATTTGAGGGAATCCGATGTTATGATACACCTAGTGGTTCTGCAATATTTCGATTACCTGAACATGTTGACAGACTATTCAAATCTGCAAAACTATATTCAATGAAAATGCAATTTACAAAAAAAGAAATTTCTGATGCAATAATTAAAACTGTGAAAGCTAGTGGACTCAAAGAATCATACATTCGACCATTAGCATACTATGGATATGGAACAATGGGGTTAACTCCTACTGAGAACAAAGTAGATGTCTCTATTGCTTGTTGGGAATGGAAAATGGGTGAATCAAAAGCAGGTAAATTCTCTGGAGCAAAATGTAAAATGTCAAGCTGGGTGAAAATTGATTCTAGATCTCAACCAATGCAAGCAAAAGCTGCATCAAATTATGCAAATGCTGCACTTGCAAGAATGGAAGCATTGGATAATGGTTATGATGAAGCAATAATGTTAAACTCACATGGGAAAGTTGCTGAAGGAAGTGCTGAAAACATATTTGTTGTAAAAGATGATATCATTCAAACACCTCCACTTTCAGCAGGAGGATTAGAAGGAATTACAAGAGACAGTGTTATTCAAATTATTGAAGAAAATAGTGGATTTGTAATTGAGAGAGATCTTGAAAGAGATGATCTTTATACAGCTGATGAAATTTTCATGACAGGCACTGCAGCTGAAGTAAAATCAGTAACTCAAATAGATCAAGTAAAGATAGGAAACGGGAAGATGGGTAACATCACAAAAGCACTTCAAAAATCCTTCTCTGATGTGGTAATGGGAAAAGATGAGAGATTCTTGCCTTGGTTAACATTTATTTAA
- a CDS encoding aspartate kinase gives MTKLVVAKFGGSAIGPDGMLIPEIINRINNLKKDSKVIAVFSAPLTTHNGKTRSLTDVILEQGKNAENGQSPSLDIVKSTYDKILQLVNPENMDACKNTIDLNLKKASKALDDALNAKEFVDEVRSRALAFSGEILMSHVMNYVLKSNGIKSDSVDFDDWPIITDNNIESTNFLASKSRENMDKIALLVEQNEVVTMGGFIGKTIKNVTTTYERGGSDRTAADLGILFHKIYETSIDFEKDSAVVSADPKIVESNLSQVLQLSYNEARLAGMFGMKILDPIAIKEIVENGVDIPIIITNMNDPEKTTTIKRILDEQKGHPIKIVTGKENCAIFRIETNLIQKLLTSLEKDKRYSEFVMLSPFTKDGIEFSRILFLDGDYVKRNEKYLLGFDSLATITYNRGVITLIGDEMWRVQQVASRTSAKIGDAGLNILNMDAQEETSRIIIVVEDADDNIRKAIKAIHQEISKINFI, from the coding sequence ATGACTAAACTAGTCGTTGCCAAATTTGGTGGGAGTGCAATTGGTCCTGATGGTATGCTGATTCCAGAAATAATCAACCGCATCAACAATTTGAAAAAAGATTCAAAGGTAATTGCAGTTTTTTCAGCACCGCTAACAACACATAATGGAAAAACACGCTCGCTTACCGATGTAATTTTGGAGCAGGGAAAAAATGCAGAAAATGGACAAAGTCCTTCTTTAGATATTGTGAAATCTACTTATGACAAAATCCTTCAATTGGTAAATCCTGAAAATATGGATGCTTGCAAAAATACTATTGATTTGAATCTAAAAAAGGCCAGCAAAGCACTTGATGATGCACTAAATGCTAAAGAATTTGTAGATGAAGTTCGTTCTAGGGCTCTGGCATTTTCAGGTGAAATATTGATGTCTCATGTAATGAACTATGTTCTAAAAAGCAATGGCATCAAATCTGATTCTGTAGATTTTGATGACTGGCCAATAATTACAGATAACAACATAGAATCTACCAATTTTCTTGCCTCAAAATCCAGAGAAAATATGGATAAAATTGCGCTATTAGTAGAACAAAACGAAGTAGTTACTATGGGAGGATTTATTGGAAAAACAATTAAAAACGTTACAACTACATACGAGCGTGGCGGTTCAGATAGGACTGCAGCAGATCTTGGAATATTATTTCATAAAATATACGAAACTAGTATAGATTTTGAGAAAGATAGCGCAGTGGTTTCTGCAGATCCAAAAATTGTAGAGTCTAATCTGTCCCAAGTTCTACAATTGTCATACAATGAAGCAAGACTAGCAGGTATGTTTGGAATGAAAATTTTAGATCCTATAGCAATTAAAGAGATTGTAGAAAATGGGGTGGACATTCCAATAATTATTACAAACATGAATGATCCCGAAAAAACCACTACAATAAAGAGGATATTAGATGAACAAAAAGGACATCCGATCAAAATAGTTACAGGAAAAGAAAATTGCGCAATCTTTCGAATTGAAACTAATTTAATCCAAAAGTTATTGACATCTCTGGAAAAAGATAAGCGTTACAGTGAATTTGTAATGCTGTCCCCATTTACCAAAGACGGAATAGAGTTCTCTAGAATTTTATTCTTGGATGGTGATTATGTAAAAAGAAATGAAAAATACTTGTTAGGATTTGATTCTCTTGCAACCATTACATACAATCGAGGAGTGATTACATTGATTGGTGATGAAATGTGGCGAGTTCAACAAGTTGCATCAAGAACTAGTGCAAAGATTGGTGATGCAGGATTAAATATTTTGAATATGGATGCACAAGAAGAAACTTCACGAATTATAATTGTTGTAGAAGATGCTGATGACAACATAAGAAAAGCAATAAAAGCAATTCATCAAGAGATTTCAAAAATTAATTTTATTTAG
- a CDS encoding glycosyltransferase, whose protein sequence is MNVCNFFSSPIGLGHVTRDIAIVNNFENISTNFVTGGVAAEILKNLNFKVQDVYNPPSFIVENGTLKNPAKWLWSYYNYYKECKNISQKILQDDNPTLVISDEDFASLTVAQTMKIPTILVTDILETHFTKGLASLIEKKMNKSMQEISKKCDLVILPENGDDSDNIKRVGPIVRTTAFSREKLREKFLFEKKTIVVSIGGTDAGIFLIEKALESISKINQDIKIVLVSGPAVTKKFENVRNLGFVDNLHEIIFAADLLISLAGKSTIDEANAYGTPAIFIPIKGHFEQEDNALEQGYVFDDLQRLDTLILEKLEAKRKQTNTNGAKTASNIIEKLIKQSNA, encoded by the coding sequence ATGAATGTCTGCAATTTTTTTTCTAGCCCTATTGGATTAGGTCATGTGACTAGAGATATTGCAATTGTAAATAATTTTGAAAACATTTCCACAAATTTTGTTACAGGCGGTGTAGCAGCTGAAATTCTAAAAAATTTGAATTTTAAAGTTCAAGATGTATACAATCCACCTTCATTTATTGTTGAAAATGGAACTCTAAAGAATCCAGCAAAATGGTTGTGGAGTTATTACAATTATTACAAAGAATGTAAAAATATTTCACAGAAGATTCTGCAAGATGACAATCCAACTTTGGTCATCAGTGATGAGGATTTTGCATCATTGACCGTTGCTCAAACAATGAAAATCCCTACCATACTGGTCACCGATATCTTGGAGACTCATTTTACAAAAGGATTAGCATCACTAATTGAGAAAAAAATGAACAAATCAATGCAAGAAATAAGTAAAAAATGCGATTTAGTGATTCTTCCTGAAAATGGAGATGATTCTGATAATATCAAAAGAGTAGGACCCATAGTTAGAACCACCGCTTTTTCAAGAGAGAAATTACGAGAAAAATTCCTATTTGAGAAAAAAACAATTGTTGTTTCCATTGGAGGAACAGATGCTGGGATATTTCTAATTGAAAAAGCATTAGAGTCTATTTCAAAAATAAATCAAGACATCAAAATTGTTCTAGTCTCTGGTCCTGCAGTTACTAAAAAATTTGAAAATGTCCGAAATTTAGGATTTGTAGATAACTTGCATGAAATAATTTTTGCAGCAGATCTTTTAATCTCACTAGCTGGTAAATCCACAATAGATGAGGCAAATGCTTACGGCACACCTGCAATATTTATTCCAATTAAAGGTCATTTTGAACAAGAAGATAATGCTCTAGAACAAGGATATGTTTTTGATGATCTCCAAAGATTAGACACATTAATTTTAGAAAAACTAGAAGCAAAGAGAAAACAAACAAACACAAATGGTGCAAAAACTGCATCAAATATCATTGAAAAATTAATCAAACAATCAAATGCTTAA
- a CDS encoding response regulator transcription factor — MINYKVLIADDSAFMRTLLSKIFQHTTGVGEIVQVNNGEEALKAYKVQKPDLVTMDIDMPEMDGIEAAKLIKQYDSKAKIVIVSSSDKKNTRDEAEKIGVFGYIRKPFDRLEIKRIIDDLSKE, encoded by the coding sequence ATGATAAATTACAAGGTACTGATAGCAGATGATTCAGCGTTTATGAGAACATTACTGTCAAAAATTTTTCAACATACAACAGGAGTGGGAGAAATCGTTCAGGTAAACAATGGTGAAGAGGCTCTAAAAGCATACAAGGTACAAAAACCAGATCTGGTGACAATGGATATAGACATGCCAGAGATGGATGGAATTGAGGCTGCAAAACTGATTAAACAGTATGATTCAAAAGCAAAGATAGTGATAGTTTCATCATCAGATAAGAAGAATACAAGAGATGAAGCAGAAAAAATCGGAGTTTTTGGATACATAAGAAAACCGTTTGATCGCTTAGAGATAAAGAGAATAATTGATGATTTATCAAAAGAATAG
- a CDS encoding response regulator transcription factor: protein MNNSVVVVDDNDDLLDSLTDFLQMKGFNILGCGHNGLEAVQLYEEYRPDVVLLDLSMPNYDGIYGLENIKKINPDAKVIILTGHYTEKNRQKIKPFNVSKIMEKPCSLIKLDQVLRSLSIA from the coding sequence ATGAATAATTCGGTTGTAGTAGTGGATGACAATGATGATTTACTTGATTCACTAACTGACTTTCTTCAAATGAAGGGATTCAATATTTTAGGATGCGGTCATAATGGATTAGAAGCAGTTCAATTGTATGAAGAATACCGCCCAGACGTAGTTTTATTGGATCTATCGATGCCTAACTATGATGGAATTTATGGTCTCGAAAACATCAAAAAAATTAATCCTGATGCCAAAGTCATCATATTGACTGGACATTATACTGAAAAAAATAGACAAAAAATTAAACCATTTAATGTATCTAAAATAATGGAAAAACCTTGTTCGCTGATCAAACTGGATCAAGTTTTAAGATCTCTTAGTATAGCATAA
- a CDS encoding Dps family protein has protein sequence METNIGISSDNAKNIVDILNRLLADEYVLYTKTRNYHWNVVGMQFNDLHKFFESQYGELDGIIDEVAERGRSLGGKTKATLSEFIGNSRIKEQPDTFPEAQTMLRNLLVDHESVIQTLRKDLETCTKLGDAGTSDFLTGLMEQHEKMAWMLRSFLE, from the coding sequence ATGGAAACTAATATTGGGATTTCCTCTGATAATGCAAAAAACATCGTTGATATTTTGAACAGACTTTTAGCCGATGAGTACGTGTTGTATACCAAAACAAGAAACTATCATTGGAATGTCGTAGGAATGCAATTCAATGATCTTCACAAGTTCTTTGAATCGCAATACGGTGAACTAGATGGAATTATTGACGAGGTTGCTGAGAGAGGCAGGTCTTTGGGTGGAAAGACAAAAGCAACTCTTTCTGAGTTTATTGGAAATAGCAGAATCAAGGAACAACCAGACACATTCCCAGAAGCACAAACAATGCTGAGAAATCTTCTAGTTGATCACGAATCAGTCATTCAAACATTAAGAAAAGATCTTGAGACATGTACAAAATTGGGTGACGCAGGAACTTCTGATTTTCTCACAGGGCTTATGGAACAACATGAAAAGATGGCTTGGATGTTAAGATCATTCCTTGAATAA
- a CDS encoding PEFG-CTERM sorting domain-containing protein, translating to MRKITTLALLMTSIILSSPSFAFAESVQEKSEFASSLEETLGHFWALEQNLDDKNAELALIHATHPISELYDSMKPQLKAADPALDAQVQKTLMDLKDKANTTISRAQAQQAIDNAKGVVAIARSTIVGDELSNDSAFKVQLMKVLLDTSIAEYGEAVSDGVIGEMAEFQDGSAFVWRSQQIFAEIESDIDAHIAEEIDESYEDLWNAYDAKADPLEIQTIANRIIHELDESQEAKIEFASSLEETLGHFWALEQNLDDKNAELALIHATHPISELYDSMKPQLKAADPALDAQVQKTLMDLKDKANTTISRAQAQQAIDDAKGVVAIARSTIVGDYLSNSVDTKLILMKVLLDTSIAEYGEAVSDGVIGEMAEFQDGSAFVWRSQQIFAEIESDIDAHIAEEIDESYEDLWNAYDARANPLQVETLAGGVIHEIDEVLGVEDEGNDLLEYVETIEELLDQTKQEYAKGDTDLALSLATKAYLDNYEFLEAPLIELGQRELMEEVEVMLREELRGMIRNGEPISEVNAQIDAIQAKMKTIGTVVPEFGTIAMMVLVVAITSIIAITAKSRINLRV from the coding sequence ATGAGAAAAATAACTACATTGGCGCTTTTGATGACTTCGATAATTTTGTCAAGTCCGTCTTTTGCTTTTGCTGAATCAGTTCAAGAAAAATCTGAGTTTGCTTCCTCTCTTGAGGAAACATTAGGTCACTTTTGGGCACTTGAGCAAAACCTAGATGATAAAAATGCTGAACTGGCATTGATTCATGCTACACATCCAATTTCAGAATTGTATGACTCCATGAAACCACAGCTAAAGGCAGCAGATCCTGCACTTGATGCACAAGTTCAGAAGACATTGATGGATTTGAAAGACAAGGCAAATACCACTATATCACGAGCACAAGCTCAGCAGGCAATTGACAATGCAAAAGGTGTTGTTGCAATTGCACGCTCTACTATTGTAGGTGATGAATTGAGTAATGATTCTGCCTTTAAGGTACAATTGATGAAGGTTCTACTTGATACATCAATAGCAGAATATGGTGAAGCAGTCTCTGATGGCGTAATTGGAGAAATGGCTGAATTCCAAGACGGTTCTGCATTTGTATGGAGGTCACAGCAAATCTTTGCTGAAATAGAATCTGACATTGATGCTCATATTGCAGAAGAGATTGATGAATCCTATGAAGACTTGTGGAATGCATATGATGCTAAAGCTGATCCATTAGAAATTCAAACTATTGCAAATAGAATTATTCATGAACTAGATGAATCACAAGAAGCAAAAATAGAGTTTGCTTCCTCTCTTGAGGAAACATTAGGTCACTTTTGGGCACTTGAGCAAAACCTAGATGATAAAAATGCTGAACTGGCATTGATTCATGCTACACATCCAATTTCAGAATTGTATGACTCCATGAAACCACAGCTAAAGGCAGCAGATCCTGCACTTGATGCACAAGTTCAGAAGACATTGATGGATTTGAAAGACAAGGCAAATACCACTATATCACGAGCACAAGCTCAGCAGGCAATTGACGATGCAAAAGGTGTTGTTGCAATTGCACGCTCTACTATTGTAGGTGATTATCTAAGCAACTCAGTTGATACAAAATTGATTTTGATGAAGGTTTTACTTGATACATCAATAGCAGAATATGGTGAAGCAGTCTCTGATGGCGTAATTGGAGAAATGGCTGAATTCCAAGACGGTTCTGCATTTGTATGGAGGTCACAGCAAATCTTTGCTGAAATAGAATCTGACATTGATGCTCATATTGCAGAAGAGATTGATGAATCCTATGAAGACTTGTGGAATGCATATGATGCAAGAGCCAATCCTTTACAAGTTGAAACTTTAGCTGGAGGCGTTATCCATGAAATTGATGAAGTCTTGGGAGTTGAGGATGAAGGCAATGATTTGTTAGAATATGTAGAAACCATTGAAGAATTGCTTGATCAAACAAAACAAGAATATGCAAAAGGAGATACTGATTTGGCATTAAGTCTTGCCACAAAGGCATATCTTGATAACTATGAGTTTCTTGAGGCACCTTTGATTGAACTTGGTCAGCGAGAGTTGATGGAAGAAGTTGAAGTAATGTTGCGTGAAGAACTCCGAGGTATGATTCGAAATGGTGAACCAATATCAGAAGTTAATGCCCAGATTGATGCAATTCAAGCTAAAATGAAAACCATTGGAACTGTTGTACCAGAATTTGGAACAATAGCTATGATGGTACTAGTTGTTGCAATCACAAGCATTATTGCAATTACTGCAAAATCTAGAATCAATCTAAGAGTCTAA
- a CDS encoding hydantoinase/oxoprolinase family protein, with translation MTEKNRIRVGIDVGGTFTKAVAIDIKTGTILGKSTVMTTHTNERGVSAGIVNALSNILETSRISIDDIELISHSTTQAINALLEKDTFKVGIVAMGVGPEKKNIIKRTKLSDNKINSEHDINTCHCFLDTSHLISEEEVTTAIKKLKNDGAKVIIATEAFGVDDPSNEKFVMNVCSKLGLPSTASHEISGIYGLEIRTLTSAVNASVLPKTFQVANYVEDAIRDFGINSPLMIMKGDGGVTNMNTFRTKPILTILSGPAASVAGALLYQRITNGIFVEVGGTSTNICVIKNGKPEIRYVTIKDHPTCVRSIDVRILGVAGGSMCQIKDNRILGVGPRSAHIAGLKYSCFADPSELEGGKIISIKPTENDNDEYVAISSKGKIFAITNTCAANALGMVDSDDYAYAAPDSAKIALKILSKHLGMSYSEVAMSIIQTASFTITKEISKILKEFQISPSTTQIVGGGGGASVLVPFVAKQLGIKYSKCKHSEIISSIGVASSMLQEELEITMAEPTPDKISVAHKKIHNIMIDRGALSESITISSEYIPEKSILRVIATGNVELDSSTTSKTIFTLDEALTRCSEIIKLPESLIELSFETEHYFVFTGHIEKKRMFSKHNRHHIIILDRFGRLKLSIKNGKIFQGGKLSMLEDIDDFLESRSSDIAPQVYLLTDLKLIDYSSLTSNSHIIDAVRQEISENDKAAVIIEI, from the coding sequence ATGACTGAAAAAAATCGAATTAGAGTTGGAATTGATGTGGGAGGTACCTTTACCAAAGCTGTAGCTATTGACATCAAAACTGGAACTATCTTGGGTAAATCAACTGTGATGACCACTCATACTAATGAAAGAGGTGTCTCTGCAGGAATTGTAAATGCACTATCTAATATTCTAGAAACATCGAGAATTTCTATCGATGATATTGAATTAATATCTCACAGTACAACACAAGCAATCAATGCCTTATTAGAAAAAGATACTTTCAAAGTTGGTATTGTTGCAATGGGCGTTGGTCCGGAGAAAAAAAATATAATTAAACGCACAAAACTCTCAGATAACAAGATCAATTCTGAACATGATATAAACACATGTCATTGTTTTCTTGATACCTCACATTTGATTTCGGAAGAAGAGGTTACAACAGCAATTAAAAAATTAAAAAATGATGGTGCGAAAGTTATAATCGCTACTGAGGCATTTGGAGTTGATGATCCGTCAAATGAAAAATTTGTAATGAATGTATGTTCTAAACTGGGGCTTCCGTCTACTGCCTCACATGAAATCTCTGGAATTTATGGGCTAGAAATTAGAACCTTAACTTCTGCAGTTAATGCCAGTGTTTTGCCAAAAACATTTCAAGTTGCAAACTATGTCGAGGATGCAATAAGAGATTTTGGCATAAACTCCCCCCTGATGATAATGAAAGGCGATGGAGGTGTTACAAATATGAACACCTTTAGAACAAAACCAATACTTACCATACTCTCAGGACCAGCTGCCAGTGTAGCCGGAGCTTTGCTTTATCAGAGAATTACTAACGGTATTTTTGTTGAAGTTGGTGGAACTAGTACAAACATTTGTGTTATCAAAAATGGAAAGCCGGAAATTCGTTATGTTACAATCAAAGATCATCCCACATGTGTTAGATCCATTGATGTTAGGATACTGGGGGTTGCAGGAGGCAGTATGTGTCAAATTAAGGATAACAGGATACTTGGTGTGGGTCCTAGGAGTGCTCATATTGCTGGTTTGAAATATTCTTGTTTTGCGGATCCCTCTGAACTTGAAGGGGGCAAAATCATCTCAATAAAGCCAACTGAAAACGATAATGATGAATATGTTGCAATTTCATCAAAAGGTAAAATCTTTGCAATTACCAATACATGTGCTGCAAACGCTTTGGGTATGGTTGATAGTGATGACTATGCGTATGCTGCTCCCGACTCTGCCAAGATTGCTTTAAAGATACTGTCTAAACATCTTGGAATGTCGTATTCTGAGGTGGCAATGTCGATAATTCAAACTGCGTCATTTACCATCACGAAAGAAATCAGTAAGATTCTAAAAGAATTTCAAATATCTCCTTCCACAACTCAGATTGTTGGAGGTGGGGGAGGGGCATCAGTATTGGTGCCTTTTGTTGCAAAGCAACTAGGAATAAAATACTCAAAGTGCAAACATTCTGAAATAATATCTTCTATCGGAGTGGCCTCATCCATGCTTCAAGAAGAATTGGAAATTACTATGGCAGAGCCAACACCTGATAAAATATCTGTGGCCCATAAAAAAATTCACAACATTATGATTGATAGAGGGGCATTATCTGAATCGATAACGATAAGTAGCGAGTATATCCCTGAAAAATCAATTCTTCGTGTTATTGCAACTGGAAATGTGGAACTTGATAGTTCCACTACTTCAAAGACTATTTTTACATTAGATGAAGCCCTAACACGATGTTCTGAAATAATTAAACTTCCTGAATCTCTTATTGAGTTAAGTTTTGAAACTGAGCATTACTTTGTGTTTACAGGTCATATTGAAAAAAAGAGAATGTTTAGCAAACACAACAGACATCATATAATAATTCTGGATAGATTTGGAAGACTAAAACTTTCAATCAAAAATGGAAAGATCTTTCAAGGAGGCAAGCTTAGCATGTTAGAAGATATTGATGATTTCTTAGAATCTCGAAGCAGTGATATTGCACCACAAGTATATCTTTTAACAGATCTCAAACTCATTGATTATTCCAGTCTCACGTCTAATTCTCATATTATTGATGCCGTACGACAGGAAATCAGTGAAAATGATAAAGCCGCAGTGATAATTGAAATTTGA